The following are encoded together in the Thunnus maccoyii chromosome 18, fThuMac1.1, whole genome shotgun sequence genome:
- the zgc:100868 gene encoding transmembrane protease serine 9 → VEGYNPANRNHSGNSGRAEHCSLCVFIVCLSVVCGRPALNTRIVGGQAAPEGSWPWQVSLQRSERHFCGGSLINKEWVLTAAHCFPGQSTNSLVVSLGRQTQEGSNPNEVSRTVSQIINHPSYIQSTSDNDISLLKLSSPVTFNNFILPVCLAASDSSFFTGVDTWITGWGNIGSGVPLPSPQNLMEVEVPVVGNRQCNCDYGVGTITNNMICAGLRAGGKDSCQGDSGGPMVTKTGSVWVQAGVVSFGFGCAEPNFPGVYSRVSRYQSWINSQITSDQPGFVTFTSTGTDSDLSVSCSGLPPPPTTLPPTTTVKPVVCGSAPMNPRILGGSSVASAGMWPWMASLQKNGSHVCGGTLVAVDSVLSNANCFSSSPTASEWTVVLGRLKQNGSNPFEVTLNVTNITLSTLTGSNVAVLHLAAQPTLSDYIQPICLDNGQTFTVGSTCWAAGWSSGRGGVEQVLQEFQTTVVNCGNASTSDNICTGSFTLEQGDSGGPMMCQIDGSWFQAAVLSGNNTTTNQTRADPVMVFTKLSRYQSFLAQTVGAFLSPASTNSTAPNSTVSTNQTTTTTSGGSPAHPFFFFFPLFVFSAFLHLTL, encoded by the exons GTTGAAGGTTATAATCCTGCAAACAGAAACCACAGTGGTAATTCAGGGAGGGCCGAGCATTGctcactctgtgtttttatcgtctgtctctctgtagtgTGCGGTCGTCCTGCGCTCAACACCAGGATTGTTGGAGGACAGGCGGCACCTGAAGGCAGCTGGCCCTGGCAGGTCAGTCTGCAAAGATCTGAGCGCCACTTCTGCGGAGGATCCCTCATTAACAAAGAATGGGTGCTGACGGCTGCTCACTGCTTCCCAGG CCAAAGCACAAACAGTTTGGTTGTGTCTCTCGGTCGCCAGACTCAAGAAGGGTCCAACCCCAATGAGGTGTCTCGGACAGTCTCTCAGATCATCAATCATCCCAGCTACATCCAAAGCACTAGTGACAATGACATCTCCCTCCTGAAGCTCTCCTCACCGGTTACCTTCAACAACTTCATTCTGCCAGTGTGCCTGGCAGcctcagacagcagcttcttcACCGGCGTGGACACCTGGATCACTGGTTGGGGCAACATCGGATCTGGAG TTCCTCTTCCTTCCCCACAAAACCTAATGGAGGTGGAGGTTCCTGTTGTTGGGAACAGACAGTGTAACTGTGACTATGGAGTGGGCACAATCACCAACAACATGATCTGCGCTGGGTTACGTGCCGGAGGGAAGGACTCCTGTCAG GGGGACTCAGGTGGTCCGATGGTaacaaagacaggaagtgtCTGGGTCCAGGCTGGAGTCGTAAGCTTTGGTTTTGGTTGTGCGGAGCCCAATTTCCCAGGAGTCTACAGCAGAGTGTCCAGGTATCAGTCCTGGATCAACAGCCAAATCACCAGCGACCAGCCAGGCTTCGTCACCTTCACGTCCACTGGGACTGACAGTGACCTCAGTGTCAGCTGTTCCGGCCTGCCGCCACCTCCAACCACCCTCCCTCCAACAACCACAGTCAAGC CTGTGGTCTGCGGTAGCGCCCCAATGAATCCACGTATTTTGGGAGGAAGCTCGGTGGCGAGTGCTGGCATGTGGCCGTGGATGGCGAGCCTTCAGAAGAATGGAAGTCATGTGTGTGGCGGGACTCTAGTGGCTGTGGACTCAGTGCTGAGCAACGCCAACTGCTTCTCAAG TTCACCTACAGCATCTGAATGGACTGTGGTCTTGGGCCGTTTGAAACAGAATGGATCCAACCCCTTTGAGGTGACACTGAATGTGACAAATATCACCCTAAGCACCCTGACTGGGTCTAATGTAGCAGTGCTGCATCTGGCAGCCCAGCCCACCCTGTCCGACTACATCCAGCCCATCTGCCTGGACAACGGACAGACCTTCACTGTGGGCTCCACATGCTGGGCTGCTGGCTGGAGCTCTGGGCGAGGAGGAG TGGAACAAGTTCTGCAGGAGTTCCAGACCACAGTGGTAAATTGTGGGAATGCATCAACCAGTGACAACATTTGTACAGGATCTTTTACACTGGAACAG GGTGATTCTGGGGGTCCGATGATGTGTCAGATAGACGGCTCTTGGTTCCAGGCAGCCGTGTTGTCAGGCAACAACACCACCACCAATCAAACACGAGCAGATCCGGTGATGGTCTTCACCAAACTGAGCCGCTATCAGAGCTTCCTGGCTCAGACTGTGGGAGCATTCTTATCTCCAGCCTCCACCAACAGCACCGCACCTAACAGCACTGTGTCCACTAACCAGACCACCACGACCACCAGCGGGGGCTCACCTGCTcaccccttcttcttcttcttccctctcttcgtCTTCTCTGCGTTCCTCCACCTCACCTTATAG